The following nucleotide sequence is from Pseudomonas sessilinigenes.
GCCATGCAGATCGAGGCCAAGCTGGAAGACATGAGTGAGTGAGTTGACCCTGGCCGAAGGCCTGCAGCGATATCAAGAAAAGGTGTCCGTACTCAAAAAGGGGTACGTGCAGGAGACTTATCGGCTCGCACAGCTGAAGCGATCGGCATTGGCTGCAAAGACCATGCGCGAGATTAAAAGTCCGGATATTGCAGAGTATCGGGATTTACGCTTAGGGCAGACGAACCCACGTACTGGACGGTTAATTTCAAGCTCGACTGTGCGACTTGAAATGTCATTGCTCTCGAATGTGTTCGATGTCGGACGGATCGAGTGGGGGGTATGCGAAAGCAATCCCGTGGAGAAGGTTCGCAAGCCTAAGGCTCCACCAGGTCGTGATCGGCGCCTAACACCTCGAGAGGAGCGGCGGATCCTGCGCTACTGCCATGGCCATCCAACTCATGAGCTTTATTCGATAGTCTTGTTGGCTATCGAGTCCGCGATGCGTCAGGGTGAGCTGCTCAACCTGCGTTGGGAGCATGTAAACCTTCGAAGCCGCATCGCGCATTTGCCCGACACTAAGAATGGTTCGAAGCGAGATGTTCCCCTGAGCATCAAAGCGCGTGATGCACTGATACGTCTTGGTGTCAAAACCAGCGGGCGAATTTTCAACTACACAAACAATGGGTTGAAGTCTGCTTGGCGGATCATGGTGTTGAGACTCGAGATCCCGGACCTTCATTTTCATGACTTGCGCCATGAAGCATGCTCCCGGCTATTCGAGCTAGGAACCCTCGACGTGATGGAGATCGCTGCGATCAGCGGGCACAAGAGCCTAGCGATGTTGAAGCGGTATACCCACTTGAAGGCCACCAACCTGGTTAAAAAGCTGGAGGGCAATAAGCATCGAGGTCAGCAGGTAGTTTTAAACCACCTCGTTCCCTATCCAGCAGTGGCTCAGAAAACGTCCTCAGGGGTCACCATACGGGTCTTGGACTTCGATAGCGTCGAGGGGCAAGGTGCAACGCCTGAAGATGCGCTCAGAAGCGCTCAGGATGCATTGCTCAGGCATCTAATGCTCGCGTTGAGGGACCGGCGCCCCATCCCAGCTCCTGACCAGTACCTTGAGCAGGTACGTGAAGCTGACATCATCATGTTGGATCCGCTTTGCCTGCCGCAAAATCTGGCCTATTCAGCACCTCACACATTTTTTTAGTGGATCGGTGAGTCTCGGTTAGCTCGACCTATCGCCAGATGATCCAACCTTGCCAATCCGGCGTGTGGAAAAAAACCGGATCGGACGGGCGATATGGCGGAATGTATGTCCGGGACTACGGCGGGGGCAACTGTGGTTCCGTTAACCCTCTAACTGGTTCCTGTAGCTGCCCGCCTGGGCATTCCGTTGCCGCGTTCTGGGGATGGGGCAACGCAACGGCGTTTCACTGTTTTAGTCCATGATTGCCAATCCGGCGTGTGGAAGCTGGTAACTCACACCTATGTACAAATGCCCTATGACGGTTCGATCGACTTCGGTGGCGGTGCTTGGAGTTCTATCGGTTGCGTGGGTCAATACTCAAGCTATAGCTATTGTATTAACGTCGTTTACGACCGGCCGCGAACCATCCGTAACTGCGTATTGGTTCAATAACTGAACCTTGCGCAGCCTCTTATGCTGGTGCGTTTTATCGTCTCGAGCTCCGTTCCTGTTGCTTATCACGGCTTATAGCAACCGTATGAAACGCAGGGCTGGCCCCGCCAATCGCGATCGCGAATTGAGATCTTGGCAAATACCCCGATGGGCAACTGCAGGCACCCGTGTATGGGTTCGCACCAGGGCATCCGCCAGCAGTATGAGTAGCAGTCCAAACGACCCACCCAACGGTCTCCAACCTGTGTCTTCCACACACCGGATTGGCAAGATAGTGTGAGGCCGGCTGAGTTCTTAGCTATGAGCTTGTTGTCGCTGCAGGCATCACCCTCATTAGCAAGTCCCCCGATCGACAGGTATTCGTTTGTTGCGAGCCGGCCGCTCGCTGTAATCGTGCTCGAGGAGGTGACCTTGCCAGCGGCTACTTCACCTCCAGTGGTGAGTCCCTTGTCGTTGAAAATGCGCACATAGTCAGCGTCAGACTGGTAGATGCCACCTCCCCATTTTTCGCTGTACCAGCCGGTATCTCCGCGGGTCCTGAACCAGCCTCCTGTGTAGGTTTCTCCGGACACGTTCGCCGTTGTTGCATTGAGCGTGCCCGTGTTGTTGATGTCGTTGCCGCCCATGTCGATGTGGGTATTCATCCTGTTGAGCTCAGGTCGGTTGGGTACTGCATTTCGATACAAGTAGTCGTTGGCCAGGTCACCGTCCATTAAAAATAGCGCGCTCGCTGTATGGCCTGGACCAGGGTTGATGGCGTAGTTGCTCAGTGCGAGCTGCCAGCCACCCCTAACCCCTTGGATGACATTCGGCGAGGTCGAGGAGATAAAACCGCCAGGGCCGCCCAGATGCTCAGCTATGCTCCGGATCCCGAGCTCTGGAATTGCCTGGCCACCGATTGATAGTGCGATGACTTCCAGCTGGTTGGGGTTTGGCTTGCGAGCCAGCCCGACAATGGTCTGGCCGAAGCTATTCGAATCAGTGAACCCCGCAGGCAAGTATTTTGTATTGATGAGCATCGGGACGGTGATTTGCACCGGAGCTGTCGCCGTCGCGTTGGCCAGGACGGTGCTGTAGTTGTCTTTGACGTATTTGCTGAGGGCTTCGGCGATGGTTTTCTGCTTATTTGCAGCAATTTCATAATCTTGCGAATCCTGCTGCCTGATGATCAAACCTGTCGCAAGTGTCGTCATCAGCGCTAGCACCGCCAGCGCCATCACTGCATCAATGGTCAACATCCCTACTTGTTTGCGTTTACTACTGGTCATTCCAGAGGCTCCTCGCAGCCTGGCTCGCTATGTCTTGCTCGAGCATCTGCATCTTGTCTGATCGGATCTTTTCTCTAATCCCGTTACTTTCGCTGGAGGCCAAGGAGAGACACTGCAGCTTGAGACGTTTGAATCCACTGCCGTCTTTCAGCAGCGTTTGATGAATGACGGCGATGAGCCCTTGAGCAAGTATCTGGAGTGCGTTCGGCAACACTGGTTGGGCCAGCACGGCGAGACGCTCTATCCCTTGAATCACAGAGCCTGAATGCCCTGTGCAGATGATGAAGTGCCCGTTGATCGATGCCTGCACAACCTGTGCAGCTGTAGGGGTGTCTCGAACCTCACCGACAAGGATCATCTCGGCCCTGGTGCGAAGAGCCCGGATGAGTGCCTCCTCATAACCACCCTGGCGGCGCGAAACCGGAACCTGCACACACCTGCCTTCTCCATGCACGCCGTGCAACAGAGGCTCTGGAGGATCCTCGATCGTGAGAGCCATACCACCCCATTTTTCGAGACGTGCTTTGACCAGAGAAGCGGCACTTGAGGTCTTGCCCGATCCCATCTCTCCGCAGATGAAAATGAGCCCCCTAAGCGCTTGGCTTAGGAGCGTGTCGTGGAGCTCATCGGACAGCCCCAGATCATCCAGTGGAAGAATCTTTACGGCTGACTTACTCAACACAAAGAGGGACTTGTTGTTGAGGTCCGATAGCTGGGTAACGCGGAAAACAACACCCTCATGAATCAGCGAAAATTCTGGTTCCTGGGTTGCGGTGTAGTGTTTATGGCAGCGTTCACGTAGCACCTGGATCTCCTCTAGCCACTCTCCTGGAGCAGGTGCCCGAGGAGGGTGGTCAGGAAGTCCCTTCACGTCAGCGAAGCCGTCTCCGAGATAGAGGTCGACGAAGGTGGCCTCAGAGATCGTGCTCATACGGTGGTCCTTCACCTTGATTAGAAGAAGGTCCAGGCAATGGTATTGGTGTCGCTCGAGCAGCTCGTTGAAGCTGTCATCCCGAGGATCTCACCGGTAGTGGCAGAGCCTCCGTTGATTGCCGTCGTGGTCTTCTGGTCTTTTGCGACCTTTGTGGCAAGCACGATGCAAGCGCTCTTCGGCAGGTTGGATTCGGTGATGGTGAAGGTCATGCCATTGCTCACGACGGTCACAGATCCGTTCCACTGGTTGACCAGGGTATTGCCATTCTTGCCCATGGTACCGGTGCCCTCGAGGTTGATGAGGGATGGAACCATATTGGCTCCGGACGTCCCGTAGCCGGCTGAGCCTTTGAGTTTTTTAGTGTTCGCGACCATGGTGCTGATGTTGCTCTGCTCGATCGCTGTGTCTGAGTTGCCGAGCATTGCCCAGGCGATTACGAGAATGAAGCCGAGTGCAACGGCGATCAGCATGAGCCAGAAAACGCCGTCAATCGAAAGAAAACCGCCTTGTTTTTTCGGGGAACGAATAGCCATGTCATTTACCTTTTTGACTGCTTAGAAATTTGCTGAGTCCATTACGCCACGGGCCATCTGGAAGATCCCGACTACGACCAGGATCATCAAAACGCCCATGCATACCGATGAAAATGCGATAAGGAACTTGGAGGTTGCCTCAACCTTTCGAAGGGTCTGCTCAAGCCAGCGGGATGCGAAACGCTCCATGGATTCGGCAAAGCCTTTGCGCACGGCCAGCACTTCCAGGTAATGAATGGCCATAGCGTCAGGAAATTTATGACCAGCAAGTTTCAGCGCTTGACCGAAGTTCTTGCCGGAGCGAACACCGTAGTGAATGGCGTCTAAGCGCTCTCGTAGCCATGGGGGAGCCCCCCGCTTGAGGATGGTCAGAGCGTCGAGCTGGTTGATGCCGCTGCGCAGCATCACTGACATGTTCATCAGAAAGATCGACCCATGAAGGACTTTGTAGATGCTCCATGGCGGTGCCGACTCCAGGTTCAGCCGCGCTTTCTGCAAGATCCTGCTCAACTGAATCTTCCAAGTAGGACTGGTTGGCTCGAGCGCAAGGCCGCAAAAGACAGGCAGTGTCAGGGTCGCAGTGAGAATGACGATCACCACCGAACCCAGGATGAAGAAGCCGTAATGGCTCACCAGATTTGAAAGGTGGTAGAGAAGCGCTGGTACTCCGGTCCAGGCATCTGGGTCTGAGCGTTTCGTCATCGACGGCACCATCCATAGTGCAATCACGTAAAGCAGTGCCCACATCAGACTCCAGGTCAAAGAAGGCATAGCAACCACCGACTGTATGAGTCGGGCAATTCGCTGACGTATCTCGATAATCCGCACACAGTCCCGGAATGCCTGAACCAGCTTGCCGGTCTCCTCACCGGTCTCAATGAGCGAGACTTCCTCGTAAGGCAGCCGGCGCCGGCAGGATTGGGCCAGGGACTTCCCTCCACGAACGGACATCGCGATCTCGGAGCAAACGATTGAAACTGGATGCAGTTCTTTACCGTCATTGCTGAAGGCCTTTTGCACTGTTTCAAGTGCTACCTCGATCGAAATACCGTCCTCGAGCACGCCCATCAGGCTCTCGTAGAACTGAATACGCTCCTTTTTTCCAAACTGGGCAGCGTAGAACCTGGCCACCCAGTCGCGTGTGGCCTCTTTGAGACCAGCGCTTAGATCCTGTAGTTGATCAAGCATGGCTGAGCTCCACCAACTGGCGGTCAAAGTCCAGTGGGCCAATCAGTGTTTCAGCATGTCGCGGATCCACTGTGCCGGCCTTGATCTTTCTAATGGCGTGATCGATCTTGGTGATGCCGCCCATCTCCTTGACCCAGTGCCGGCGAGCAGCACTCGCTCCCTTCTCGGAGAAGATCTTCATGAAAAGCAGGTCTGTCATAAGGATCTCGGCCACTACGGTGCGGCCTGCCACCCCTAGATTTTTGCAATCAGGACACCCTGGGCCGACCAGGTTCACCTGGTCGATGATCTGGAGTTGCTCCAGTCGTTCAAGTAAGCCTTGGCTTACGCTATCGAGATGATCTCGCAGGGGCACGCAGCAGGACTGGCACAGCATAGGGAGAAGCGACTGATTGATGAGCCCCGTTGTCAGCGCTGGATCGGTCACCAGGTAATCTGGTACACCCATGTCGATAAGGCGCTGGAGTGACGCAACGGCGTTGTTGGTATGCAGCGTGCTCCAGACCAGGTGGCCAGTCATTCCGCCACTGTAAGCGGCTTGTGCGGACTCGAGATCACGAATCTCACCGTACATGAGCACGTCTGGATCAAGCCGTACCGAGTTTTTGATCCCTGCTTGCCAGCTTTCACTAGGTCCCAGCGGGGACTGGTTGGCTTTGAGTGGGTATTCGGGAGGGTCCTCGATCGTGAGGATGTGGCGCGTGCCCTCGGTTTCTTCGAAGAGGAGATTCAGGTTGATCTGCAGCGACTTCGATTTACCGGATCCGGTAGGGCCGGTGATCAGATTGACGCCGTAGGGGAGGCTGCGCAGGCGTGCATACTGAGCAATCTGTTCAGGTAGAAAACCGAGATCCTCAAGCGATGCCTTCGACTCATCGTCGTAGAGCAGACGCATCACCATCAGCGGTCCATCGACTAACGGCCGGGTCGAAAGGCGAGCACCAAATAAACCGAGGGTTTCTACAAAGCTGCGGGCAACACGGGCATCTTGTGGGATGGTCGGCTGAAAGTGATCTTTGGTGACGTCGCACATGCTGTTGTACAGCGCAGAACACAGCTCCAGTCCCACGCCGCTTTTTTCCTGGGCTGCCTCCCACAGCAAGCCGTGGATACGATAAAAGATCTTGGTGATCTCATATCCGACCACGATGTGGATGTCGCTTGCTCCTCGCTTGTGTGCGTCCGCCAAGATCCTTAGTGCATGCGCTTGGCGGACAGTATCGACTTGATCTGAGCCGATGGTCTGGCTTGATGCTTGATAGATCGACTTGATATCGGTCATCGAGCAAGGCTTGATCACGTACTCGAACTGCTCATGCTCGAGCTTATCCATGAAGGCCATGACATGCGGGTCGGCCTGGTGCTGCGCTGAAATATGCAGTGTTCCGTCTTCGGTCAGGGCGCAGATCTGTCGCTGGTCGGGTTTGAGCTCGAAGCGTTCTCCCTCCGCGGTTAGCACAAGACCAGAGAACTCGGAGGAGGCCGATATCGAACTCGTCAGTGGTGGGCTTTCTAAGATCGTCATGGACGCTGCTCCCACTGAGGTATGGCCTGGCCAGGTAGTGCTGTCGGGACCGCGGACACACCTGTTGGAGCTTGGTTGGAGAAGCCCAACTGGTAGCGCTTTCCTTTGCGCTCTACGGTTACTCCATCCAGGGAGACTTGGACCACCCGGTACCCACCAGGGATTTCCCTGCCGGCCGTAGTATCGAGCTCAATGCCTCCAGCAAATAGCAACGTTGCCTGCAGCTTCTTGGACGATCCGGAAATGGTCCGAACGACTGGTAGAGCTGGCTCGCCGGGCTCGCGAAGTATTGGCGTTGGCTGCGATGTCAGCCCTTCAAGCCCACCTACTGCAGTAGACGAGGTGGTCACAGCTGCGCCGATATCTCTTTCAGCTTTGGCACGCTCGGCCTGGGCTCTGTACAGAATCGTTTCGCTTTGTACCTTGCCGAGTTCACCCACGTTGATCCCAGAGAGATCGGGTGGAGATGCGGTCGCGTAAGAGCTGGCCAGGGCAAGCAAGCCAAGTAGCCATGAGTCATTTCGCATAGAGATCTCCTTTGACAGACCATATGAGGTGGCCAGCTTTGTATTCGGTCTTGATTTCGCGCAGCCGTAGCCCCTGGCTGGGCGCATCTCCGAGTGCGTCGTATGGAAGAACGCCGCTCACAACATCAAGCTGAAATTGCTTCCACTGCGGAGGTGGTGGAGGAGGGGGAGCAGGCTGCCCTGGAAGCGTCGGTTGTTGAGGCACAACGACAGGCACTTCTTTAAGCTTGGGTTCTTGTGAGAAGCGATGCAGCCAGGTTGAGAGGTCTGCAAGCGCGTCTATGGCGTCGATCAGAGGCTCATCGCCTGCAGCCGGCAGTGAAAGGCTGAACTGAAGGGTGGTTGAGTTACCTTCATCAAAGAACGCGGGGTGATCAGAGAAATATCCTTTGCTCGCATTGATGAGTTCTGCAGCGGTGCTGTTACCCGTCCGTTTGTAAGATGCTAGGACTTGATTCCCATCGCACTGGGCATCAGCGAAGGACCAGCCGGAGATGTTCAGCGGCAGTTGGTACAGCACTTCGCTGCAACCCTGGATGAACGTTGTGACGGACGGCAGTGTTGCCCAAGGGTGATCGAGGGCCTGAGCTGGCTGTTGCGTCCCAGTCTCGGCTTGGAGTTTCTCCAGATCTGCCAGACGACGCTTCTCTGCTTCGATCAGTGCTTCTTGAGCGATCCTTTGCTTGTGAGCATTCCACTGCAACCAGCCGATGAAGGCCCCGCCGATCAGCAGGCCGATAATGCTCAGTTGCACTATCTCTGCTTTGGAGAGGCCGAACACCAGTGGCCTGAGGCGATACTCGCGCTTGAGCTTTGAGGGGTGTAGTAACTCCTCGACGTCTAGAGGAGTACCACCCATGCCGAACTCTGTTGGCAGATACCAGGCTTCGAACTCAATGCCACGACTGCGTTGCTGAGAGACTCGCTTGCGAACTTCCGCCTCAGTACCCATGACGTCGCAACCCGGGATGACGCCTCCGTCATGCACCGCGACGACAGCGAAGCGATCATCCTCATCTGACACACGCCAGGCTGCTACCCATGACTCGCCCAGCTGGCCTGCCAAGGTGGAGGCCAGTGAGTACATTCCTTTCGTCACACCATCGTTTCGGGAGACGAAACCCGCTTGGATAGTCCGCGTAGATCGTCGAATGGTGACGATGTCGAGCTGGTTTTCCTTGCCGAATTGCCGGGCTTCTTTCATGTAGCCGGTGACACTATCTAGCGGCTGCCAGCGGAGTCCGGTCACGAATGTGTAGCCGCCGTGTGACAGCAGCTGTACTCGGGATCTGGTTGTCTTCGGCGCAGGGGCTTCTGAGCTCATGATCAGGCCCTTACAACGTATGGCAGGCACGCATAGGAGGCCTGCAGAAGGTTGAGGGGACGGTATTGATAGCCTGAGCTGTGACAGGAACCGGTGAAGGCTGGCTTTGGGTACTGGCGCCTAAGTCGTCAGGCAGCACCACAGGTGTCACCAGGACAACGAGAGCCGAATGATCGCTACTGCGTGTGCGGCTGCCACCCAGGCCGAAGAAACTTGCATCACCAACCCCTGTTTTGTTGGCGTTCTCGGTGTTCTCTTCGAAGCCTGTGAGAACCAGCGTCTGACCTGAGCGCAGTAGGACCTTGGGCGCTGCGTTCTTGGTGTCGAAGTCAGCAGTTTGGACACTGGAACCATTGCTGGTGAACGTCGTGAACGTTGGCTTGCTGCTCATGCTGATGCTGATCATCAGCAACATGTTGTCTCGGTCGATGATCTTCGGCAGCAGCATCATGTTGAAGCCACTGGTGATTGTTGCAGGCGTGAGAGAGGTGCTGGATCCGACCGATGCCGTGGTGGTGGTAGAGCTGGAGGCCACGTAACTTTTTACGTTGCCAATTTGGATAGGCGCCGGCTGTAGATTCAGGGTGGTGATGGAAGGCGAGCGAACGTCCGAGATCCGGCCCTGTTCTGAAAGGGCCTGGATTACGGCGCTGGAGCCGGCCCAAGGCGAACTGGACGTGTCGAGGATACTTACAGAGCCGGAGATGGCATCGGTACTGATACCGGCGACCTTATTGGCGAGAGAGAGCCCCCACTTTCCTGAGACCGACTTGTAGACGGCTTTCCAGTTGACAGCGGTCTGGTCGCGATCGGTGAAGTTGACTTCGAAGATCTTGACGTTGAACAGCACCTGCCTGGTGATGTTTCGGTTTGTACTCTGCAGGTAGCTTGCGATGCGGTTGAGGACCTCAGGACGGTCACTTACGGTCAGCGTACCAGTCGAGCGCGAGAGGAAAATCCGCCCAGCAGGCTGGGTGCTGAGCATGGCTTTGATGTTGTTCTCGATGTCGCTGAGCAGCGATGTCTTGATCTGAACCGTTGTGCTTTGATTACTGCCGGAGTCTCCCGATGCTCCAGTGCCAGACGAAGTGCCACTGGATCCGTTAGACCCACTCCCTGTCGAGGTGATCAACCCGGACTTGACGACACTTTCGATGACCTGGTCGTCACCAAAGGCCCAGACGTCGAAGGTCCTGGTGTCGAAGTAGGTGATTCGAGCCCCCTGCAGCTGGGGGTCGTAGTGCCAGGAAAGGCCCAAGCGAGACGTGACCTGGTTCAACAGTGCTGAGACTAGGCCGGAGAACTTGATTCCACTGATCAGGCCAGGTGTACCCGATAGCAACTCACTCTCCAAGCTTCTTGCGCCGCTAGGAAGGCTGCCTGCCAGCCCGGTAGGCATCAGCGCAGCCAAGTTATCCGGATTGCTCATGTTGACGGCAGGAGGAGCCGCAGCGGCGCCGCTGTTGCCGGGGCGGGAGGACAAGATGGATGGGTTTAGTGCATCGGGTGCGACAACCACCGGCAGGCCGGTTTCTCGCGTGATGAACTGAGCGACTTCAGAGAGAGAAACCGCCGAAGCCGGTCGATAGGCAATGTCCCTGTCGAGATTCAGAGGGAGACCACGCTTGGTCACCAGTGGTTGGGTCGACACCCAGGGTTTTTCACTGAAAATGACGGTATCTCGAGCGGGCTCGGGCTGCTGGTTTTGGAGGTAGCCGTTGTACTGGCGAGCGGTTGACGCCTCGTTCTCTGCGCGACTCGCGGAGTCGTTCACGCGCTGCACGGCGCAGCTGCTGATCAGGGGTAAGGTCACAAGGACCGCGGCCCAGCGAAACCGGAACAATGGAGTCATTTTTTCTTTCTCTCAGCGATATGTATGAGCCGCTGTGCAGCGCTGCCATCGACTACGAATGAGCGCGGCGCTTTGTCGTAGAGGGGGAACACCTGCTTGATTGCTTCTTCGAACGAGCCTTCAAAGCGCAATGGAGCAGCAATGGGGTAGTCCAGGTCCTCCGGCTCCCACAGCAACGTCCAGTTGGCCTTCTGTGCCCAGGCCTCAACGCTCTGGCGAAGAGTTGATCCGGTACTGGCCGTCCAGATCTCCGGCAGAGGCTTCGCTGGCACGGGTGCCGGCTTTGGGATGGGGGACTGTTGAGGCGCAGTGGTAACTGCAGGGGCGGCCTTCTTCGAAGCCTCTGCAGAGGAACTGGCGAGTGATGTAACTGGTGCAGCACTGGAGCTCGGAGCCGCGCTGGGCACCGCTTTAGGGATAGTAGGGCCGTCCTTGGCGGATACCACTGGGGAAAGCGTTTGGGTGGTGGCGGATGATCCCTGCACATCCGTTGGCGTTACAGCTGTGATTGCCGAGGCGGAAGGCACGGCGGTTACAACAACGGCACTGGCCTTGTCAGCAGATGGAGGCGCCGGGGGCAGTGTGGTTGGCGACTTAGCGGCATAGAGCTGCGCAGATGAGGCGACCGGATCTGGTAGCTGGTATCCCGGGCGCAGTACAAAGCAGACCTGCCGATTCACCTCATCGACTTTAACCTGCCAGGCAGGGCCGGCCAGAACCTGCAGCGTATTGCGCAAGGTCATAGGCCCAAGCTTGTACTGGGCCGCTGGAAGAGGGCGGGTGTACAGGATGTCGACGTGAGGCGTGCTCGGTGAGCAGAGCGTGTAACCCGACCGGTCCACGACGTAGAGCATGGCATCTCGAATGCTTGGGCTCATCCCTGAGGGGATAGTCACGTCGATGATCTGGGCCATGAGGTCCCGTTGGCTGGAACCAGGTTCGGTACTGACCAGGGTGTAGCGGCCGTACCGAACAACGGGTTCTTTCGCTGGAACAGCACCATTGGGATACAGGTCCGGAGACAGCCACTCAGGATTGCGACTGCTATCGAACGCGGATGTCGGCTTGGGTGATTCAGCCTTTTGGCTCGCACAGCCTGCGATGAGTGCGACAAGCGAGAGAGTGGTCAACTGCCTGATCATTTAGACCCCCTTTAATGATGGGGGCCACGATGACAGTCGAAAAACTATGGCGCAGTAGGAAATGATTTATGGAGTGGGCTGTGATTTTTTAGAGCTAGGTCGAGTGGCTTTGGAAGACAGTCTCCATGAGAACTTAGGTGACTCAGGATTATTAGTTTCTGAGTCAATTCAATGCGCCTGGGGATGATCAGGACCACATTCGGTATGTCTGAGATAAAAAGCTCAATATTTAATTAAGTTGTTTGAGACTCTGTGTTTTCGAGACGCTTTGAGAAGTGTTGAAAATAGATGGCTATTATTGTTGCGAATACCATTAATGCGGATGCTAAGATAAAAGGAGATGCTCGGCTGAATGATGAAATAAGTAAGCTCCCTAAAGCGGGGCCTAGCACAATGCAGAGCATCTGAAGGCTTCTGAATGATGCTGATATTCTTCCTAGTTTAGCTGCGGGGCAAAGATTTTGGAGTATGACATTGGACGATATCATCAACAATTCGTAACCGAATCCATTCACAAACCAAAAAATTATTAGATAAGAAGGGTGAATGACAGGGGCGAAGTATAAGGTAATACATGCTGCTAAAATAGCTAGGCTAAAAAGGGTTAGGCCAAGGGTTC
It contains:
- a CDS encoding PilN family type IVB pilus formation outer membrane protein, translated to MTPLFRFRWAAVLVTLPLISSCAVQRVNDSASRAENEASTARQYNGYLQNQQPEPARDTVIFSEKPWVSTQPLVTKRGLPLNLDRDIAYRPASAVSLSEVAQFITRETGLPVVVAPDALNPSILSSRPGNSGAAAAPPAVNMSNPDNLAALMPTGLAGSLPSGARSLESELLSGTPGLISGIKFSGLVSALLNQVTSRLGLSWHYDPQLQGARITYFDTRTFDVWAFGDDQVIESVVKSGLITSTGSGSNGSSGTSSGTGASGDSGSNQSTTVQIKTSLLSDIENNIKAMLSTQPAGRIFLSRSTGTLTVSDRPEVLNRIASYLQSTNRNITRQVLFNVKIFEVNFTDRDQTAVNWKAVYKSVSGKWGLSLANKVAGISTDAISGSVSILDTSSSPWAGSSAVIQALSEQGRISDVRSPSITTLNLQPAPIQIGNVKSYVASSSTTTTASVGSSTSLTPATITSGFNMMLLPKIIDRDNMLLMISISMSSKPTFTTFTSNGSSVQTADFDTKNAAPKVLLRSGQTLVLTGFEENTENANKTGVGDASFFGLGGSRTRSSDHSALVVLVTPVVLPDDLGASTQSQPSPVPVTAQAINTVPSTFCRPPMRACHTL
- a CDS encoding TcpQ domain-containing protein, which gives rise to MIRQLTTLSLVALIAGCASQKAESPKPTSAFDSSRNPEWLSPDLYPNGAVPAKEPVVRYGRYTLVSTEPGSSQRDLMAQIIDVTIPSGMSPSIRDAMLYVVDRSGYTLCSPSTPHVDILYTRPLPAAQYKLGPMTLRNTLQVLAGPAWQVKVDEVNRQVCFVLRPGYQLPDPVASSAQLYAAKSPTTLPPAPPSADKASAVVVTAVPSASAITAVTPTDVQGSSATTQTLSPVVSAKDGPTIPKAVPSAAPSSSAAPVTSLASSSAEASKKAAPAVTTAPQQSPIPKPAPVPAKPLPEIWTASTGSTLRQSVEAWAQKANWTLLWEPEDLDYPIAAPLRFEGSFEEAIKQVFPLYDKAPRSFVVDGSAAQRLIHIAERKKK